Proteins co-encoded in one Carassius gibelio isolate Cgi1373 ecotype wild population from Czech Republic chromosome A15, carGib1.2-hapl.c, whole genome shotgun sequence genomic window:
- the LOC128029140 gene encoding cytochrome P450 2M1-like isoform X1 has protein sequence MDILLPLKTNLVSVIMVVLALILLWKIGGKQSSFERLPPGPAPNPLLGNLFQFNIKEAYKYYLELSNRYGSVVTIWLANTPVVIISGYQALKDTMIGLGEEFSGRAIYPLLMKSTYGYGVLSTSGHRWKEMRRFTLMTLKNFGMGRRSIEERVREEAENLVEMFKKSEGSAFSPADMLFNAVNNVICSIVFGHRFELEDPQFKSLLRTVNTYFTVLSSPLGQIYNVFPRLVSLFPGKHHQLFKDLEEAREYCKCEAQARMNTLDPSCPQDFIEAFVLKMKEEKDNPDTEYNFGNLVSIVWNMFSAGTETTSSTIRYALLLMMKHPDVQERVQREIDEVVGQDRWLSVEDRLNLPYTDAVIHEIQRYMDLAPIAIPHKMMCDTEYNGYIIPKGVMVFPLLSSVLIDPKLWKNPTCFDPENFLDAGGRFQKNDAFVVFGMGKRACLGEALARIELFIFFTFLLQHFTFKATVPPEELDTTPTDCSFGRIPRTYECYAIPRK, from the exons ATGGATATATTGTTGCCACTGAAGACGAATTTAGTGTCTGTTATCATGGTTGTTTTGGCTCTTATATTGCTGTGGAAGATTGGAGGAAAGCAAAGCAGTTTTGAGCGGCTGCCTCCAGGACCTGCGCCTAATCCACTACTGggaaatttatttcaatttaatatcAAGGAAGCGTACAAATATTACCTAGAG CTGAGTAATAGGTATGGCTCTGTTGTCACCATCTGGTTGGCAAACACTCCTGTGGTGATCATTTCTGGATATCAAGCCCTTAAGGATACTATGATTGGTCTTGGTGAAGAATTCAGCGGCAGGGCCATCTATCCTCTGTTGATGAAGTCCACTTATGGATATG GTGTTCTGTCCACCAGTGGACACCGATGGAAGGAGATGCGCAGGTTTACTCTCATGACACTGAAGAACTTCGGAATGGGCCGCAGGAGCATCGAGGAACGAGTCAGGGAGGAGGCTGAGAATCTGgtggaaatgtttaaaaaatctgaag GCTCTGCATTCAGCCCTGCGGACATGCTGTTTAATGCGGTAAACAATGTGATCTGCAGCATCGTCTTTGGGCATAGGTTTGAACTCGAGGATCCACAGTTTAAGTCTCTCCTTCGAACTGTGAATACTTACTTTACTGTTCTCAGTAGCCCTCTTGGACAG ATCTATAATGTATTCCCTAGGTTAGTCAGTCTCTTTCCTGGTAAACACCATCAGCTGTTCAAAGACCTAGAAGAGGCCAGAGAGTATTGCAAGTGTGAAGCGCAGGCTCGGATGAATACTTTGGATCCCTCGTGCCCACAGGACTTCATTGAGGCCTTTGTGTTAAAAATGAAAGag GAGAAAGACAATCCTGACACAGAATATAATTTTGGCAACTTGGTTTCTATAGTGTGGAACATGTTTAGCGCCGGCACAGAAACCACTTCATCCACCATCAGATACGCTTTGCTTCTGATGATGAAGCACCCAGACGTTCAAG AGCGTGTTCAGCGGGAAATTGATGAGGTTGTAGGACAGGATCGTTGGCTCTCAGTAGAGGACAGACTGAACCTGCCGTATACAGATGCTGTAATCCACGAGATTCAGCGGTATATGGATCTTGCCCCCATCGCTATCCCACACAAGATGATGTGCGACACTGAATACAATGGTTATATCATTCCTAAG GGGGTCATGGTTTTCCCTCTGCTATCCTCTGTGCTAATAGACCCAAAACTGTGGAAGAACCCAACTTGCTTTGATCCAGAGAACTTCCTGGATGCAGGCGGCCGGTTTCAGAAAAATGATGCATTTGTTGTGTTTGGCATGG GCAAGCGTGCGTGTCTTGGTGAAGCTCTGGCTCGCATAGAACTCTTCATCTTCTTCACTTTCCTCCTTCAGCATTTCACCTTCAAAGCCACAGTGCCACCAGAGGAGCTCGATACAACACCTACAGATTGCAGTTTTGGTCGCATACCCCGCACATACGAGTGCTATGCCATTCCCAGGAAATAG
- the LOC128029140 gene encoding cytochrome P450 2M1-like isoform X2 — MDILLPLKTNLVSVIMVVLALILLWKIGGKQSSFERLPPGPAPNPLLGNLFQFNIKEAYKYYLELSNRYGSVVTIWLANTPVVIISGYQALKDTMIGLGEEFSGRAIYPLLMKSTYGYGVLSTSGHRWKEMRRFTLMTLKNFGMGRRSIEERVREEAENLVEMFKKSEGSAFSPADMLFNAVNNVICSIVFGHRFELEDPQFKSLLRTVNTYFTVLSSPLGQIYNVFPRLVSLFPGKHHQLFKDLEEAREYCKCEAQARMNTLDPSCPQDFIEAFVLKMKEEKDNPDTEYNFGNLVSIVWNMFSAGTETTSSTIRYALLLMMKHPDVQERVQREIDEVVGQDRWLSVEDRLNLPYTDAVIHEIQRYMDLAPIAIPHKMMCDTEYNGYIIPKTQNCGRTQLALIQRTSWMQAAGFRKMMHLLCLAWASVRVLVKLWLA, encoded by the exons ATGGATATATTGTTGCCACTGAAGACGAATTTAGTGTCTGTTATCATGGTTGTTTTGGCTCTTATATTGCTGTGGAAGATTGGAGGAAAGCAAAGCAGTTTTGAGCGGCTGCCTCCAGGACCTGCGCCTAATCCACTACTGggaaatttatttcaatttaatatcAAGGAAGCGTACAAATATTACCTAGAG CTGAGTAATAGGTATGGCTCTGTTGTCACCATCTGGTTGGCAAACACTCCTGTGGTGATCATTTCTGGATATCAAGCCCTTAAGGATACTATGATTGGTCTTGGTGAAGAATTCAGCGGCAGGGCCATCTATCCTCTGTTGATGAAGTCCACTTATGGATATG GTGTTCTGTCCACCAGTGGACACCGATGGAAGGAGATGCGCAGGTTTACTCTCATGACACTGAAGAACTTCGGAATGGGCCGCAGGAGCATCGAGGAACGAGTCAGGGAGGAGGCTGAGAATCTGgtggaaatgtttaaaaaatctgaag GCTCTGCATTCAGCCCTGCGGACATGCTGTTTAATGCGGTAAACAATGTGATCTGCAGCATCGTCTTTGGGCATAGGTTTGAACTCGAGGATCCACAGTTTAAGTCTCTCCTTCGAACTGTGAATACTTACTTTACTGTTCTCAGTAGCCCTCTTGGACAG ATCTATAATGTATTCCCTAGGTTAGTCAGTCTCTTTCCTGGTAAACACCATCAGCTGTTCAAAGACCTAGAAGAGGCCAGAGAGTATTGCAAGTGTGAAGCGCAGGCTCGGATGAATACTTTGGATCCCTCGTGCCCACAGGACTTCATTGAGGCCTTTGTGTTAAAAATGAAAGag GAGAAAGACAATCCTGACACAGAATATAATTTTGGCAACTTGGTTTCTATAGTGTGGAACATGTTTAGCGCCGGCACAGAAACCACTTCATCCACCATCAGATACGCTTTGCTTCTGATGATGAAGCACCCAGACGTTCAAG AGCGTGTTCAGCGGGAAATTGATGAGGTTGTAGGACAGGATCGTTGGCTCTCAGTAGAGGACAGACTGAACCTGCCGTATACAGATGCTGTAATCCACGAGATTCAGCGGTATATGGATCTTGCCCCCATCGCTATCCCACACAAGATGATGTGCGACACTGAATACAATGGTTATATCATTCCTAAG ACCCAAAACTGTGGAAGAACCCAACTTGCTTTGATCCAGAGAACTTCCTGGATGCAGGCGGCCGGTTTCAGAAAAATGATGCATTTGTTGTGTTTGGCATGG GCAAGCGTGCGTGTCTTGGTGAAGCTCTGGCTCGCATAG